In Solidesulfovibrio fructosivorans JJ], a genomic segment contains:
- a CDS encoding ABC transporter substrate-binding protein, whose protein sequence is MRLHALFCALAALFALSVSPAQAADPVRLGAVLSVTGPASFLGEPEKNTIQMEVDKINAAGGVLGRPLEVVILDDETGVNKAVLATDRLLKKERVSAILGPTTSGNSLAVMGKAAAAKVPLISCSAAEKITKPVNPYIFKVAPSDRLAVARILAHAKKQGYKKLAILTVSDGFGQAGREVLKELVPADGFELVADEVFGPKDTDMTAQLTKIQGASPDAIICWGTNPGPAVVAKNRVQLGIKTPLYMSHGVASKKFIELAGEAAEGILLPAGKITVAEKLPDADPEKAQLVAYAKAYEEKYHAPVSTFGGHGYDSLHLAVKAIEAAGSDKPQAIRDALEKTKDFPGIGGIFTYSPTDHAGLGPDAFIMLRIEKGDWVIVGN, encoded by the coding sequence ATGCGACTGCATGCCCTTTTTTGCGCCCTGGCCGCACTGTTTGCCTTGTCCGTCTCCCCGGCGCAGGCCGCCGATCCCGTACGCCTCGGGGCGGTGCTGTCGGTCACCGGCCCGGCCTCGTTTCTGGGCGAGCCGGAGAAGAACACCATCCAGATGGAAGTGGACAAGATCAACGCCGCCGGCGGCGTGTTGGGCCGGCCCCTCGAGGTCGTGATCCTGGACGACGAAACGGGCGTCAACAAGGCCGTGCTGGCCACGGACCGGCTGCTGAAAAAGGAGCGGGTCTCGGCCATTCTGGGCCCCACTACCTCGGGCAACTCCCTGGCCGTGATGGGTAAGGCCGCCGCGGCCAAGGTGCCGCTTATTTCCTGCTCGGCGGCGGAAAAGATCACCAAGCCGGTCAATCCGTATATCTTCAAGGTCGCGCCGTCCGATCGGCTGGCCGTGGCGCGCATCCTGGCCCATGCCAAGAAGCAGGGCTACAAGAAGCTGGCCATCCTCACCGTGTCCGACGGCTTCGGCCAGGCCGGCCGCGAGGTGCTCAAGGAACTGGTCCCGGCCGACGGGTTCGAGCTTGTGGCCGACGAGGTGTTCGGTCCCAAGGACACGGACATGACGGCCCAGCTGACCAAGATCCAGGGCGCGTCCCCGGACGCCATCATCTGCTGGGGCACCAACCCCGGTCCGGCCGTGGTGGCGAAAAACCGGGTGCAGCTCGGCATCAAGACGCCGCTTTACATGAGCCATGGCGTGGCCAGCAAAAAGTTCATCGAGCTGGCCGGCGAGGCCGCCGAGGGCATCCTGCTGCCGGCGGGCAAGATCACCGTTGCCGAAAAGCTGCCGGATGCCGATCCCGAAAAGGCGCAGCTGGTGGCCTATGCCAAGGCCTACGAGGAAAAGTACCACGCCCCGGTTTCGACCTTCGGCGGGCACGGCTACGATTCGCTGCATCTGGCGGTCAAGGCCATCGAGGCGGCCGGTTCGGACAAGCCGCAGGCCATCCGCGACGCCCTGGAGAAGACCAAGGACTTCCCGGGCATCGGCGGCATCTTCACCTACAGCCCCACGGACCATGCCGGCCTCGGCCCGGATGCCTTCATCATGCTGCGCATCGAAAAGGGCGACTGGGTCATCGTCGGGAACTGA